CATGAGTCACGCCCTGCGGTAGCGCGGTGAGAATATGCGTCAGCGAGTCCGGAATGTTGAGCATCCTGGGCAAGGCCAGCACCAGCTGGCACTCCACCCTGTCCAGCAGGTCGCGCACGGTGTTCATGGCCCGCTCATCAAGGCGCTCGGCCTCGTCCAGGGCCATGAGTAGGATGCCGCTGCCGCGATGCTGGCCTGAATCCGAGCCTTCGTAGAAAAGCAGACTCAGGCAAATGGACAGGTTGATGCCGAGGCCCTCACCGCTTGAAAAACCGCTGCGGCGTTCACGGCCTTCGTCGTCCTCGATGGCCCATCGCAGGCGGACATAGGTGCGGTAATCGGTGATCTGATCGTCTTCGAGTTGCGCGCCCTTGGCGTGGCGGGCGATGATCTCCCGGATCTGGTCCAAGAATTCACGCAAACCCACCGCTGCTCCGGACGAAAAGAGCGACAGCTGACCGGTGCCCCGCAAATGCTTGAGACCTTCGTAAGCGGGCTCATGCACTTTCTCCAGATACACCTTGCGCACCTTGCCAAAGCCCAGATTGGAGAGGATGTCGTTGATCCTTTGCAGCTTGCGGGTCAGGGCGCGGATATCGGCATCCACGTTGTTGCGGATCGCCTCGACGTATCCGCGCAGCTTGCTTTCGATCTTCGCCAGTTCGTCCCGCAGGGCCTTGAGCTTCTCTTCCTCGCGATCAAGCTCCACGTCGGGAGGCAGCAGCATGGTCAGCACATCGCCCACCAGCTGATCGGGTTCCCTGTCCCGGGGCATGGCCAGCTCCTGGCCGTATTCGCGGCAGACAAGCTCCAGTTGCCCGGTCAGGGCCACCCTGGCCTCGGCCCAGGCCTGACGGGCTTCGGCTCGCTTGGCCTCATTCCAATCTCCATGGAGGGCACCGGGGTCGTCCCCGGGATAATACCGGCTCCAATGCGCGGTGGCCTGTTCCATTTCCTGACCAGCATGTCGGAGCTTGCCGGATATATCGTTGAGCGTGCTGGACCTGTTCTGTACGTCGGCGCGCAGCTTGCCCAGCTGCTCAGCTCCGGCGCGCATTTTCCCCTTGATGGAGGTCAGCTCCTTATTCAGCTCCGCCACCCGTCTCGCCATGAGCTCGGCCTGTGTGAAATCGACGCGCCCTTCCAGAACATCGAGCGGCTCATCCTTTTCCAGAGTTTCGCGCAGGGAAAGGGCCTTGGCCCTTGAATTATCGGACTCCCTCCGTTCCCGCTCAAGTTCGGTCTGCCGTTTCTGAAATTCTTCCTTACTGGCACGCAGCCTCGCGAGGCCCTCTTCCAAGGCTTTCACGTCTCGTTCCAGCTCCACGATCCTGGCGCGCACGGCATCGAGTTGCGCCGGGCTTTCCGCCAGTTCAAAGGACTGGATGCGGCTTTTGAGCTTCTCGACGCAGTCATGGCAAGCCTTGGTCCGGGCCTGCCCTTCGGACACAACGCGAACACGGTTGGCCAGGGCCTCTTCAAGCCCCACGCTCTCCCGATCGCACAAAGCGTCCCACGCCCCAAGCACTGCGGCTAGACGCTCTTCCAGCCCCCGCTGGGAAGCCCTCTCGGCTTTGAGACGAGCCATGGTCGCGTCACATTCCTCCAGTTCCCGAGCAAGGACGATGAGCTGCTCGGCCCGCGCGCGGCTGGACAGCCAGACCGGGCCCTGCGGCTCGTACCAGGCCAAAGCGCCCCGCCCGCCAACCGCAGCAGTGCGGCTTGCCCAGTCCTCTTCCCCGGCCTCAGAGGTGACCACGAAAACCCTGTCCGTTCCTTCCAGCTTGTCCAGAATCTCAGCGCCCTCCCTCGGTCGGATTGCCAGAGCAAAGGGACCAAGGCGCGTCTGCCATGCCGCAGCCTCCTGGACGTCGAGCTGGTCAAAATCCATGGCCACGGGATCAGCCAGACCCAGATCGACCATGCGCTGCGCCTCGGGCGGCAGGGGCGGACGGCCCTGGGCCAGGGTGTCGCGCAGCTGCTGAATACGACCGCGCTCGGCCACAAGTTTCTCTTCCTTGAGGCTCAGGCGGATGACGTCATCCTTGGTAGCGCGCAGCCTGGCCTCAACGTCCTCGCGTTGGGGAGGATCGGTCACCGCGTTCACTGCCATCAGACCCTTCCAAAGCAGCAAAGCCTCTTCATGGCGTTTCGTGCGGCGGCGCAGTTCCGTCAGCTGTTCCTTCCACGTGGGCAGAAGACGCAGTTCCTGATAAGGCCCGTCCCACTCGTTCCAGGCCTCGACGACATCGAAGGCCGAGGCGACCTTGCGGCCCAAAATTTCCGCAGCCTTGACCAGATCGGCCTCGAAGCTCCGCCAAGCCTTCACGTCCTTGGCCAGCTGGGTTTCCTGCCCGGCCATCTTCTCCCGTTCAACCAAAAGCTCTGTCCGCTTGGCATTGCCAAAAGTGATCTCCTCCGAGACGACGCGGCACTTCTCGCTGGTGCTCGTCTGTTCGGAAAGAATGGCCTGAAGACACTTGTCCGCCTCGGCCAAAATTTTGCCAGCCGCGACGTATTCTTTATGCCTGCGTAACTGTGCATCCAGCGACGATTGCTGTTTCTGCAACAGATCGCGTTGGGTGAAAACCTCGGATTCCTGCTTCTCCAGGCTGGTCAAGGCGGTCTGCTGCGCTTCCAGCTCCTGCTGGGCCTTTTCCTGCTCCGCCCGAAGCCTGCCCTCCTGCTGCCGCAGGGCCTGAACACGCCCCGAGGATACCACAAGGTCGGCGGCCAGGCTCTCTCTGCGCGCGCTATCCAAAGCAAGGCGCAACTCCTCAAGTTTGAGCCGCGTCTCCCGGAAGCGGACCAGACGCTTGAGACGTTCCTCCACGCCGCGACGGTCGTGCATCAGCTTTTCCACGTCGCTAAAATTCATCTTCCTGGCGGGGGGTGGGCAAAGCATGTCCTGCAAAAAAGCCTGCAAGTCCGTCAGGCGCGGCTGCGTGATCTGACGCCACAGTCCGGCAAAACTTTTCTTCTTGCCGGGCCGCATGAGCGGGATGGGCAGGATGCCCTGCTCGTGCAGGAAGGCGTGGTAATCATCCACGCGCTCGAAGGGCAGATAATCGGCCGTGGGGTTGGCCTGCAGGATCCTGCGCGACAGGACCTGAAAATCCGGAGTGATGGCACTGGTCTCGGGGTCAAGGAACAGACTTTCTTGAAGCGCTACGCGCCGCAACACAAAGGGCGAAAGTTCCAGTTGCTCGCCGCTGGGGCGCACGGCCAAGCGCACGCCAATGGCCGTGACCTCCTCGTGCCCGGCAATGCCGATGGCCGCCCAAGCCACACGCTGGCGCAGCTGGCCGATAATGGAGCGGTCGTTCTGGCCCGAGGCCACGTTCATGGAAA
This DNA window, taken from Desulfomicrobium sp. ZS1, encodes the following:
- a CDS encoding ATP-binding protein, whose amino-acid sequence is MNLPFFSPDPIWARDLLLIGYQLFPCSLIPLHGRLTVLSGNNGVGKTTLLDAIQTVILCHQQYISMNVASGQNDRSIIGQLRQRVAWAAIGIAGHEEVTAIGVRLAVRPSGEQLELSPFVLRRVALQESLFLDPETSAITPDFQVLSRRILQANPTADYLPFERVDDYHAFLHEQGILPIPLMRPGKKKSFAGLWRQITQPRLTDLQAFLQDMLCPPPARKMNFSDVEKLMHDRRGVEERLKRLVRFRETRLKLEELRLALDSARRESLAADLVVSSGRVQALRQQEGRLRAEQEKAQQELEAQQTALTSLEKQESEVFTQRDLLQKQQSSLDAQLRRHKEYVAAGKILAEADKCLQAILSEQTSTSEKCRVVSEEITFGNAKRTELLVEREKMAGQETQLAKDVKAWRSFEADLVKAAEILGRKVASAFDVVEAWNEWDGPYQELRLLPTWKEQLTELRRRTKRHEEALLLWKGLMAVNAVTDPPQREDVEARLRATKDDVIRLSLKEEKLVAERGRIQQLRDTLAQGRPPLPPEAQRMVDLGLADPVAMDFDQLDVQEAAAWQTRLGPFALAIRPREGAEILDKLEGTDRVFVVTSEAGEEDWASRTAAVGGRGALAWYEPQGPVWLSSRARAEQLIVLARELEECDATMARLKAERASQRGLEERLAAVLGAWDALCDRESVGLEEALANRVRVVSEGQARTKACHDCVEKLKSRIQSFELAESPAQLDAVRARIVELERDVKALEEGLARLRASKEEFQKRQTELERERRESDNSRAKALSLRETLEKDEPLDVLEGRVDFTQAELMARRVAELNKELTSIKGKMRAGAEQLGKLRADVQNRSSTLNDISGKLRHAGQEMEQATAHWSRYYPGDDPGALHGDWNEAKRAEARQAWAEARVALTGQLELVCREYGQELAMPRDREPDQLVGDVLTMLLPPDVELDREEEKLKALRDELAKIESKLRGYVEAIRNNVDADIRALTRKLQRINDILSNLGFGKVRKVYLEKVHEPAYEGLKHLRGTGQLSLFSSGAAVGLREFLDQIREIIARHAKGAQLEDDQITDYRTYVRLRWAIEDDEGRERRSGFSSGEGLGINLSICLSLLFYEGSDSGQHRGSGILLMALDEAERLDERAMNTVRDLLDRVECQLVLALPRMLNIPDSLTHILTALPQGVTHVGVYVPQAAEAVAAGNDDDEPAGEIA